In a genomic window of Streptomyces noursei ATCC 11455:
- a CDS encoding 3-hydroxyacyl-CoA dehydrogenase family protein: MGRQSTPDLSTASATASPALSTIAVVGLGTMGTGIAEVLTLAGREVVGIDIDEAAVRRARAALEAATARAVRRERITERERQDALSRFRTFGELAAARDADLVIEVVPEDYELKREVFTALDGIVRPDTILATGTNALSVTRLAADSQRPERVLGVHFFNPAPAMKLVEVVSSVLTAPVAVAAVTDLARELGKDPIAVGDRPGFVADGLLFGYLNQAAAMYESKYATREDIDAAMRLGCGLPMGPLALLDLIGVDTARTVLEAMYAESHDRLHAPAPILGQLADAGLTGRKAGRGFYTYEAPGSATVVPDAQTPADGTDDGAAAGRPVRSVGVAGSGTMASGIAEVFAKAGFTVVLAARSQEKAEQAKDRIAKSLARSVDKGRLTAEARDATLAAITPAGSLDAFADVDLAVEAVAEDLAVKQQLFRTLDKVCKPGAVLATTTSSLPVVACARATSRPQDVIGMHFFNPAPAMKLVEVVRTVLTGDDVHATVRAVCAKVRKHPVDCGDRAGFIVNALLFPYLNNAIKMVQEHYASLDDIDAAMKLGGGYPMGPFELLDVVGLDVSLAIEKVLHAEFRDPGLAPAPLLEHLVAAGCLGRKTGRGFREYARR, translated from the coding sequence ATGGGCCGTCAGTCCACCCCTGATCTCTCCACTGCATCCGCAACCGCCTCCCCGGCTCTCTCCACCATCGCCGTCGTCGGCCTGGGCACCATGGGCACCGGTATCGCCGAGGTGCTGACCCTGGCAGGCCGCGAGGTCGTCGGCATCGACATCGACGAGGCCGCGGTGCGGCGGGCCCGCGCCGCCCTCGAAGCCGCCACCGCCCGCGCCGTGCGGCGCGAGCGGATCACCGAGCGGGAGCGCCAGGACGCGCTGTCCCGGTTCCGTACGTTCGGCGAACTGGCGGCGGCCCGGGACGCCGACCTGGTGATCGAAGTGGTCCCGGAGGACTACGAACTCAAGCGGGAGGTGTTCACCGCGCTGGACGGCATCGTCCGCCCGGACACCATCCTCGCCACCGGCACCAACGCGCTGTCGGTGACCCGGCTCGCCGCCGACTCCCAGCGCCCCGAGCGGGTGCTCGGCGTCCACTTCTTCAATCCGGCACCGGCCATGAAGCTGGTCGAGGTGGTCTCGTCGGTGCTGACCGCGCCGGTCGCGGTCGCCGCCGTCACCGACCTCGCCCGTGAGCTGGGCAAGGACCCGATCGCGGTGGGCGACCGCCCCGGGTTCGTCGCCGACGGCCTGCTCTTCGGCTACCTCAACCAGGCCGCGGCGATGTACGAGTCGAAGTACGCGACCCGTGAGGACATCGACGCCGCGATGCGGCTCGGCTGCGGCCTGCCGATGGGCCCGCTGGCGCTGCTCGACCTGATCGGCGTGGACACCGCCCGCACGGTCCTGGAGGCGATGTACGCCGAGTCCCACGACCGGCTGCACGCCCCCGCGCCGATCCTGGGCCAGCTCGCGGACGCGGGGCTGACCGGCCGCAAGGCGGGGCGCGGCTTCTACACCTACGAGGCGCCCGGCTCCGCGACGGTCGTGCCGGACGCCCAGACGCCGGCGGACGGAACCGACGACGGCGCTGCGGCCGGCCGGCCGGTCCGCAGCGTCGGGGTCGCCGGCTCCGGGACGATGGCCAGCGGCATCGCCGAGGTGTTCGCCAAGGCGGGCTTCACGGTCGTGCTGGCCGCCCGCAGCCAGGAGAAGGCGGAGCAGGCCAAGGACCGGATCGCCAAGTCGCTGGCCCGCTCGGTGGACAAGGGCCGACTGACCGCCGAGGCGCGCGACGCGACGCTGGCCGCGATCACCCCGGCCGGGTCGCTGGACGCCTTCGCGGACGTCGATCTGGCGGTGGAGGCGGTGGCCGAGGACCTGGCCGTCAAGCAGCAGCTGTTCCGGACGCTGGACAAGGTCTGCAAGCCGGGCGCCGTACTGGCCACCACCACCTCGTCGCTGCCGGTCGTCGCCTGCGCCCGCGCCACCTCGCGCCCGCAGGACGTCATCGGGATGCACTTCTTCAACCCGGCGCCGGCCATGAAGCTGGTGGAGGTGGTCCGCACCGTCCTCACCGGCGACGACGTGCACGCCACGGTGCGCGCGGTCTGCGCCAAGGTCCGCAAGCACCCGGTGGACTGCGGCGACCGGGCCGGTTTCATCGTCAACGCGCTGCTGTTCCCGTACCTGAACAACGCGATCAAGATGGTCCAGGAGCACTACGCCTCGCTGGACGACATCGACGCCGCGATGAAACTGGGCGGCGGCTACCCGATGGGGCCGTTCGAGCTGCTGGACGTGGTCGGCCTGGACGTCTCGCTCGCCATCGAGAAGGTGCTGCACGCCGAGTTCCGCGACCCCGGGCTGGCGCCGGCGCCGCTGCTGGAGCACCTCGTCGCGGCCGGCTGCCTCGGTCGCAAGACCGGCCGCGGCTTCCGTGAGTACGCCCGGCGCTGA
- a CDS encoding TetR family transcriptional regulator encodes MSQPARPQSSDASDPPTPGTRRAAAQRLKMRRELSAAAMELFATKGYEATTVDEIAAAAGVARRTFFRHFRSKEEAIFPDHDDTLVRAEAVLDAAPPHENPLDTVCRGIKEVMRMYASAPAVSVARYRLTREVPTLREAEIASVARYERLFTRYLLGHFDEGAHREGDDDPLLAEVAASAVVTAHNHVLRRWLRAGAEGDVETQLDHAFEIVRETFGAGIGASRAATGESAAPATVSREGEVLVAVARTDAPLDEVMRTIRKALKDQRR; translated from the coding sequence ATGTCCCAGCCCGCTCGCCCGCAGTCCTCCGACGCCTCCGACCCGCCCACTCCCGGCACCCGCCGGGCGGCCGCCCAACGCCTCAAAATGCGCCGTGAACTGTCGGCCGCCGCCATGGAGCTGTTCGCGACGAAGGGCTACGAGGCGACCACGGTCGACGAGATCGCGGCCGCCGCGGGCGTCGCCCGGCGCACCTTCTTCCGTCACTTCCGCTCCAAGGAAGAGGCGATCTTCCCCGACCACGACGACACGCTGGTACGCGCCGAGGCGGTCCTGGACGCCGCCCCGCCGCACGAGAACCCCCTCGACACGGTCTGCCGCGGCATCAAGGAAGTCATGCGGATGTACGCGTCCGCTCCGGCGGTGTCCGTGGCCCGTTACCGCCTCACCCGCGAGGTACCCACCCTCCGGGAGGCCGAGATCGCCTCCGTGGCCCGCTACGAGCGACTGTTCACCCGCTACCTCCTGGGCCACTTCGACGAGGGCGCACACCGCGAGGGCGACGACGATCCGCTGCTCGCCGAGGTCGCCGCGTCCGCCGTGGTCACCGCGCACAACCACGTGCTGCGCCGCTGGCTGCGGGCCGGCGCGGAGGGCGACGTCGAGACCCAGCTCGACCACGCCTTCGAGATCGTCCGGGAGACCTTCGGCGCGGGGATCGGCGCGAGCCGGGCCGCCACCGGGGAGTCCGCGGCGCCGGCGACGGTCTCCCGGGAGGGCGAGGTCCTGGTGGCGGTCGCCCGCACGGACGCGCCGCTCGACGAGGTCATGCGCACCATCCGCAAGGCCCTCAAGGACCAACGGCGCTGA
- the ccrA gene encoding crotonyl-CoA carboxylase/reductase produces the protein MNHILDAILAPDSTREDFAALPLPESYRAVTVHKDEAEMFAGLSTREKDPRKSLHVEDVPVPELGPGEALVAVMASSVNYNSVWTSIFEPMSTFGFLERYGRLSPLAKRHDLPYHVIGSDLAGVVLRTGPGVNAWHPGDEVVAHCLSVELESSDGHNDTMLDPEQRIWGFETNFGGLAEIALVKSNQLMPKPKHLSWEEAAAPGLVNSTAYRQLVSQNGAAMKQGDNVLIWGASGGLGSYATQFALAGGANPICVVSSDQKAEICRKMGAEAIIDRNAEGYKFWKDEQNQDPREWKRFGKRIRELTGGEDVDIVFEHPGRETFGASVYVTRKGGTIVTCASTSGYQHEYDNRYLWMSLKRIVGSHFANYREAWEANRLIAKGKIHPTLSKTYRLEDTGQAAHDVHRNLHQGKVGVLCLAPEEGMGVRDEEKRAKHIDAINLFRDAPAERTNKASRDTAAPQAGAPDRNA, from the coding sequence GTGAACCACATACTCGATGCGATCCTCGCGCCGGACAGTACGCGCGAAGACTTCGCCGCCCTTCCCCTCCCCGAGTCGTACCGCGCGGTCACCGTGCACAAGGACGAGGCCGAGATGTTCGCCGGCCTGTCCACCCGAGAGAAGGACCCCCGCAAGTCGCTGCACGTCGAGGACGTGCCGGTGCCCGAACTCGGGCCGGGCGAGGCGCTGGTGGCCGTGATGGCCTCTTCGGTGAACTACAATTCGGTCTGGACCTCGATCTTCGAGCCGATGTCGACCTTCGGCTTCCTGGAGCGCTACGGGCGGCTCTCGCCGCTCGCCAAGCGCCACGACCTGCCGTACCACGTCATCGGCTCGGACCTGGCCGGCGTGGTGCTGCGCACCGGCCCCGGCGTCAACGCCTGGCACCCCGGCGACGAGGTCGTCGCGCACTGCCTCTCGGTGGAGCTGGAGTCCTCCGACGGCCACAACGACACCATGCTCGACCCCGAGCAGCGGATCTGGGGCTTCGAGACCAACTTCGGTGGCCTGGCGGAGATCGCGCTGGTCAAGTCGAACCAGCTGATGCCCAAGCCCAAGCACCTGAGCTGGGAGGAGGCGGCGGCGCCGGGGCTGGTCAACTCCACCGCGTACCGGCAGCTGGTCTCGCAGAACGGCGCGGCGATGAAGCAGGGGGACAACGTCCTGATCTGGGGCGCCAGCGGCGGCCTCGGCTCGTACGCGACCCAGTTCGCGCTGGCCGGCGGCGCCAACCCGATCTGCGTGGTCTCCAGCGACCAGAAGGCGGAGATCTGCCGGAAGATGGGCGCCGAGGCGATCATCGACCGCAACGCCGAGGGCTACAAGTTCTGGAAGGACGAGCAGAACCAGGACCCCAGGGAGTGGAAGCGCTTCGGCAAGCGGATCCGCGAGCTGACCGGCGGCGAGGACGTGGACATCGTCTTCGAGCACCCGGGCCGGGAGACCTTCGGCGCCTCGGTGTACGTCACCCGTAAGGGCGGCACCATCGTCACCTGTGCCTCGACCTCCGGCTACCAGCACGAGTACGACAACCGCTACCTGTGGATGTCGCTGAAGCGGATCGTCGGCTCGCACTTCGCCAACTACCGGGAGGCGTGGGAGGCCAACCGGCTGATTGCCAAGGGCAAGATCCACCCGACGCTCTCGAAGACGTACCGCCTGGAGGACACTGGCCAGGCCGCCCACGACGTGCACCGCAACCTCCACCAGGGCAAGGTCGGCGTGCTGTGCCTGGCCCCCGAGGAGGGCATGGGGGTGCGCGACGAGGAGAAGCGCGCGAAGCACATCGATGCGATCAACCTGTTCCGTGACGCGCCGGCGGAGCGGACCAACAAGGCCAGCCGCGACACCGCGGCGCCGCAGGCCGGCGCACCGGACCGGAACGCCTGA
- a CDS encoding protein meaA — MTERQKDRPWLMRTYAGHSTAEASNELYRRNLAKGQTGLSVAFDLPTQTGYDPDHVLARGEVGRVGVPVSHLGDMRRLFQDIPLEQMNTSMTINATAMWLLALYQVVAEEQGLDEEAIAKLSGTTQNDIVKEYLSRGTHVFPPGPSLRLTTDMITYTVNHIPKWNPINICSYHLQEAGATPVQEISYAMSTAIAVLDAVFASGQVPDERRGDVVARISFFVNAGVRFVEEMCKMRAFGRIWDKVTRERYGIENPKQRRFRYGVQVNSLGLTEAQPENNVQRIVLEMLAVTLSKDARARAVQLPAWNEALGLPRPWDQQWSLRIQQVLAHESDLLEYEDIFAGSHVIEAKVDALVTDCLAEIDRIQEMGGAMAAVESGYLKSQLVSAHAERRARIESGEEKIVGVNCFEGTEPNPLTADLDTAIMTVDPANEDRVVRSLHDWRDNRDEVRAQDALSALKKAAAGDTNLFPATLECARAGVTTGEWAWALRDVFGEFRAPTGVSGAPVAVTAETGSPLAVVREKVARTAAELGGGRLRLLVGKPGLDGHSNGAEQIAVRARDAGFEVVYQGIRLTPEQIVAAAVAEDVHCVGLSILSGSHAALVPDVLERLRRAGAPDLPVIVGGIIPSADATELRRAGVAAVFTPKDFGITEIIGRIVDEIRTANRLDPLEVPA, encoded by the coding sequence ATGACTGAGCGTCAGAAGGATCGTCCGTGGCTGATGCGGACGTACGCCGGGCACTCCACCGCCGAGGCGTCCAACGAGCTGTACCGGCGCAACCTCGCCAAGGGCCAGACCGGCCTGTCGGTCGCGTTCGACCTCCCGACGCAGACCGGGTACGACCCCGACCACGTCCTGGCCCGCGGCGAGGTCGGTCGGGTCGGGGTCCCGGTGTCCCACCTCGGTGACATGCGACGCCTGTTCCAGGACATCCCGCTGGAGCAGATGAACACCTCGATGACCATCAACGCCACCGCCATGTGGCTGCTGGCGCTCTACCAGGTGGTCGCAGAGGAGCAAGGTCTCGACGAGGAGGCCATCGCCAAACTGTCGGGCACCACGCAGAACGACATCGTGAAGGAGTACCTTTCGCGCGGGACGCACGTCTTCCCGCCGGGCCCTTCGCTGCGGCTGACCACGGACATGATCACGTACACGGTCAACCACATCCCCAAGTGGAACCCGATCAACATCTGCAGCTACCACCTGCAGGAGGCGGGCGCCACGCCGGTGCAGGAGATCTCGTACGCGATGTCCACCGCGATCGCCGTGCTCGACGCGGTGTTCGCCTCCGGCCAGGTGCCCGACGAGCGGCGGGGCGACGTCGTGGCCCGGATCTCGTTCTTCGTGAACGCGGGCGTCCGCTTCGTCGAGGAGATGTGCAAGATGCGCGCCTTCGGCCGCATCTGGGACAAGGTCACCCGCGAGCGCTACGGCATCGAGAACCCCAAGCAGCGCCGTTTCCGCTACGGCGTCCAGGTCAACTCCCTGGGGCTGACCGAGGCGCAGCCGGAGAACAACGTCCAGCGGATAGTCCTGGAGATGCTGGCCGTCACGCTCTCCAAGGACGCCCGCGCCCGCGCCGTCCAACTTCCCGCGTGGAACGAGGCGTTGGGGCTGCCCCGCCCCTGGGACCAGCAGTGGTCGCTGCGCATCCAGCAGGTCCTCGCGCACGAGTCGGACCTGCTGGAGTACGAGGACATCTTCGCCGGGTCGCACGTCATCGAGGCCAAGGTGGACGCCCTGGTGACCGACTGCCTGGCCGAGATCGACCGGATCCAGGAGATGGGCGGCGCGATGGCGGCCGTGGAGTCCGGCTACCTGAAGTCGCAGTTGGTGTCGGCGCACGCCGAGCGGCGGGCCCGGATCGAGTCCGGCGAGGAGAAGATCGTCGGCGTCAACTGCTTCGAGGGCACCGAGCCCAATCCGCTGACCGCCGATCTGGACACCGCGATCATGACGGTGGACCCGGCCAACGAGGACCGCGTCGTGCGGTCCCTGCACGACTGGCGGGACAACCGCGACGAGGTGCGGGCCCAGGACGCGCTCTCGGCCCTGAAGAAGGCCGCCGCGGGCGACACCAACCTCTTCCCGGCGACGCTGGAGTGCGCCCGGGCCGGGGTGACGACCGGCGAGTGGGCCTGGGCGCTGCGGGACGTCTTCGGCGAGTTCCGGGCTCCCACCGGCGTCTCCGGCGCGCCGGTCGCGGTGACCGCGGAGACCGGCTCGCCGCTCGCCGTGGTCCGCGAGAAGGTCGCCAGGACCGCGGCCGAACTGGGCGGCGGCCGACTGCGGCTGCTGGTCGGCAAGCCCGGTCTGGACGGGCACAGCAACGGCGCCGAGCAGATCGCCGTGCGGGCCAGGGACGCCGGCTTCGAGGTGGTCTACCAGGGCATCCGGCTCACCCCGGAGCAGATCGTGGCGGCGGCGGTCGCGGAGGACGTGCACTGCGTGGGGCTGTCGATCCTGTCGGGGTCGCACGCCGCGCTGGTGCCGGACGTGCTGGAGCGGCTGCGTCGCGCCGGGGCCCCCGACCTGCCGGTCATCGTCGGCGGCATCATCCCGTCCGCGGACGCCACGGAGCTGCGCCGGGCCGGCGTCGCCGCCGTCTTCACCCCGAAGGACTTCGGGATCACGGAGATCATCGGCCGTATCGTCGACGAGATCCGCACCGCGAACAGACTCGACCCCCTGGAGGTCCCCGCATGA
- a CDS encoding HpcH/HpaI aldolase/citrate lyase family protein, with protein sequence MSAPVQRLRPRRSCLAVPGSNPRFLEKAQGLPADQVFLDLEDACAPLAKPEARHTIVKFLNEGDWTGKTRVVRVNDWTTEWTYRDVVTVVEGAGPNLDCIMLPKVQDAAQVTALDLLLTQIEKTMGFEVGRIGIEAQIENAKGLVNVDAIAAASPRLETIIFGPADFMASINMKSLVVGEQPPGYPADAYHYILMRILMAARTHNLQAIDGPYLQIKNVDGFRAVAGRAAALGFDGKWVLHPGQVEAANEVFSPSQEDYDHAELILDAYEWCTSEAGGKKGSAMLGDEMIDEASRKMALVIAGKGRAAGMTRTTTFEAPEA encoded by the coding sequence ATGAGTGCGCCCGTGCAGCGGCTGCGTCCCCGCCGTTCGTGCCTGGCGGTGCCGGGCAGCAACCCCCGCTTCCTGGAGAAGGCCCAGGGCCTGCCGGCCGACCAGGTCTTCCTGGACCTGGAGGACGCCTGCGCGCCGCTGGCCAAGCCGGAGGCCCGGCACACCATCGTCAAGTTCCTCAACGAGGGCGACTGGACGGGCAAGACGCGGGTGGTGCGGGTCAACGACTGGACCACCGAGTGGACCTACCGGGACGTCGTCACCGTCGTCGAGGGCGCCGGCCCGAACCTCGACTGCATCATGCTGCCGAAGGTGCAGGACGCCGCGCAGGTGACCGCCCTGGACCTGCTGCTGACGCAGATCGAGAAGACCATGGGCTTCGAGGTCGGCCGGATCGGCATCGAGGCACAGATCGAGAACGCCAAGGGCCTGGTGAACGTCGACGCGATCGCCGCCGCCTCGCCCCGCCTGGAGACCATCATCTTCGGTCCGGCGGACTTCATGGCGTCCATCAACATGAAGTCCCTGGTGGTCGGCGAGCAGCCGCCCGGCTACCCGGCGGACGCCTACCACTACATCCTGATGCGGATCCTGATGGCGGCCCGCACGCACAACCTCCAGGCCATCGACGGCCCCTATCTCCAGATCAAGAACGTGGACGGGTTCCGCGCGGTGGCCGGCCGCGCGGCCGCGCTGGGCTTCGACGGCAAGTGGGTGCTGCACCCGGGCCAGGTGGAGGCCGCCAACGAGGTGTTCTCGCCGTCCCAGGAGGACTACGACCACGCCGAGCTGATCCTGGACGCCTACGAATGGTGCACGTCCGAGGCGGGCGGGAAGAAGGGTTCGGCGATGCTCGGCGACGAGATGATCGACGAGGCGAGCCGCAAAATGGCGCTGGTCATCGCCGGAAAGGGCCGGGCCGCCGGCATGACCCGTACCACCACTTTCGAAGCCCCGGAGGCATGA
- a CDS encoding MaoC family dehydratase, whose translation MQFGRTYEEFTVGDVYKHWPGKTVTEYDDHLFCLLTMNHHPLHMDSNYAERTTDFGKNVVVGNYIYSLLLGMSVPDVSGKAIANLEIESLKHVAPTFHGDTLYGETTVLDKTPSKSKSDRGIVHVETKGYKQDGTLVCVFRRKVMVPTATYIEERGGEQPGRPELKAPAARKEK comes from the coding sequence ATGCAGTTCGGCCGCACCTACGAAGAGTTCACCGTCGGCGATGTGTACAAGCACTGGCCGGGCAAGACGGTGACCGAATACGACGACCACCTCTTCTGTCTGCTGACCATGAACCACCATCCGCTGCACATGGACAGCAACTACGCCGAGCGGACCACCGATTTCGGAAAGAACGTGGTCGTCGGCAATTACATCTACTCCCTGTTGCTGGGCATGTCGGTGCCGGACGTCTCCGGAAAGGCCATCGCCAATCTGGAGATCGAGTCGCTGAAGCACGTGGCGCCGACGTTCCACGGCGACACGCTCTACGGCGAGACCACCGTGCTCGACAAGACGCCGTCGAAGTCCAAGTCCGACCGCGGCATCGTCCACGTCGAGACCAAGGGCTACAAGCAGGACGGGACCCTGGTCTGCGTCTTCCGGCGCAAGGTGATGGTTCCCACCGCCACGTACATCGAGGAGCGCGGCGGCGAGCAGCCCGGCCGCCCCGAGCTCAAGGCCCCCGCGGCCCGGAAGGAGAAGTGA
- a CDS encoding acyl-CoA dehydrogenase family protein, producing MARLAQTDGLTDIQQEILSTVREFVDKEIIPVATELEHRDEYPTQIVEGLKDLGVFGLMIPEEYGGLGESLLTYALTVEEIARGWMSVSGIINTHFIVAYMLKQHGTQEQKDYFLPKMAAGEIRGAFSMSEPALGSDVSAISSKGVRDGEEFVLTGQKMWLTNGGSSTLVAVLCRTDEGHPEGTAPHKSMTTFLVEKEAGFGEVRPGLTIPGKIEKMGYKGVDTTELIMDGLRIPADRVLGGETGRGFYHMMDGVEVGRVNVAARGCGVAQRAFELGVAYAQQRQTFGKPIAQHQAIQFKLAEMATKVEAAHAMMVNAARKKDSGQRNDLEAGMAKYLASEYCKEVVEDAFRIHGGYGFSKEYEIERLYREAPMLLIGEGTAEIQKMIIGRRLLEEYRIQG from the coding sequence ATGGCGCGTCTCGCACAGACCGACGGTCTGACCGACATCCAGCAGGAAATCCTCTCCACCGTCCGCGAATTCGTGGACAAGGAGATCATTCCGGTCGCCACGGAGCTGGAGCACCGCGACGAATATCCCACGCAGATCGTCGAGGGCCTCAAGGACCTCGGCGTGTTCGGGCTGATGATTCCCGAGGAGTACGGCGGGCTCGGCGAGTCGCTGCTCACCTATGCGTTGACGGTCGAGGAGATCGCCCGCGGCTGGATGAGCGTCTCCGGCATCATCAACACGCACTTCATCGTGGCGTACATGCTCAAGCAGCACGGCACGCAGGAGCAGAAGGACTATTTCCTTCCGAAGATGGCAGCGGGTGAGATCCGCGGCGCCTTCTCGATGTCGGAGCCGGCGCTGGGTTCCGATGTCTCGGCCATCTCCTCCAAGGGCGTGCGGGACGGCGAAGAATTCGTCCTCACCGGCCAGAAGATGTGGCTCACCAACGGCGGCTCGTCCACCCTCGTGGCGGTGCTGTGCCGGACGGACGAGGGCCACCCGGAGGGCACCGCTCCGCACAAGTCGATGACGACCTTCCTGGTGGAGAAGGAGGCGGGCTTCGGCGAGGTCCGGCCGGGCCTGACCATTCCGGGCAAGATCGAGAAGATGGGCTACAAGGGGGTCGACACCACCGAGCTGATCATGGACGGTCTGCGCATTCCGGCGGACCGGGTCCTCGGCGGCGAGACCGGGCGTGGCTTCTATCACATGATGGACGGCGTCGAGGTGGGCCGGGTCAATGTGGCCGCGCGTGGCTGCGGGGTCGCCCAGCGTGCGTTCGAGCTGGGCGTGGCGTACGCGCAGCAGCGGCAGACCTTCGGCAAGCCGATCGCCCAGCATCAGGCTATCCAGTTCAAACTTGCCGAAATGGCGACAAAGGTGGAGGCGGCCCATGCCATGATGGTTAATGCCGCACGCAAAAAGGACTCCGGGCAACGAAACGACCTCGAAGCGGGCATGGCGAAGTACCTGGCCTCCGAGTACTGCAAGGAGGTGGTCGAGGACGCCTTCCGTATCCATGGCGGCTACGGCTTCTCCAAGGAGTACGAGATCGAGCGCCTCTACCGGGAGGCCCCGATGCTCCTGATCGGCGAGGGAACGGCCGAGATCCAGAAAATGATCATCGGCCGCCGGCTACTTGAGGAGTACCGGATCCAGGGCTGA
- a CDS encoding phosphatidylserine decarboxylase, with protein sequence MPHSQSSAQRGRVRLARGASPWLLPTVATAAVSLARARRSGRWAAVAVPTTALAAGMLWFFRDPEREIAQGRVISPADGVVQSIMPWKDGRTRVAIFMSPLNVHVNRAPLAGTVTSVEHIPGGFVPAFNKESENNERVVWHFDTELGDIEMVQIAGAVARRIVPYVPQGTKVEQGERIGLIRFGSRVDVYLPEGVEPAVEVGQATTAGVTRLDRD encoded by the coding sequence ATGCCCCACAGCCAATCCTCTGCACAACGCGGTCGCGTCCGCCTCGCGCGCGGAGCGTCGCCGTGGCTCCTCCCGACCGTGGCAACGGCGGCGGTCAGCCTGGCCCGTGCCCGCCGGTCCGGACGCTGGGCCGCCGTCGCCGTGCCCACCACCGCACTCGCGGCGGGCATGCTGTGGTTCTTCCGCGACCCCGAGCGAGAGATCGCTCAGGGACGCGTCATCTCTCCGGCCGACGGCGTGGTGCAGAGCATCATGCCGTGGAAGGACGGTCGCACCCGCGTCGCGATCTTCATGAGCCCGTTGAACGTCCACGTCAACCGCGCGCCGCTGGCCGGCACGGTGACGTCCGTGGAGCACATCCCCGGCGGATTCGTCCCGGCGTTCAACAAGGAGAGCGAGAACAACGAGCGGGTCGTCTGGCACTTCGACACCGAGCTGGGCGACATCGAGATGGTGCAGATCGCCGGCGCCGTCGCCCGACGCATCGTCCCCTACGTGCCCCAGGGCACCAAGGTCGAGCAGGGCGAGCGCATCGGCCTGATCCGCTTCGGCTCGCGGGTGGACGTCTACCTCCCGGAGGGTGTCGAGCCGGCGGTCGAGGTCGGCCAGGCCACTACCGCGGGGGTGACTCGCCTTGACCGTGATTGA
- the pssA gene encoding CDP-diacylglycerol--serine O-phosphatidyltransferase, which yields MTVIDPETQAGWAPENDEDDDDMPLSTRLSIADTLTLGNAICGFMAVYFTTTGVLIPHLTGTEDGGMARHSAAMAVILMLLASVFDLFDGLVARKLRASAMGAELDNLSDLISFGLAPAYFVVTWGMVAQDAHQRVSVVAAVVVLLAVVLRLARFSCVTLRDGIFQGMPSPFGALTVVAIVLLELPFLPTLLAIIGVAWLMVSRVEYPKPRGRLAVAMLSWIVLSMGMLAAWALDAPGGQLLLQTGCSLQIVLGAMIPVFATARRVNTFRDNRRESRAESRAAHQP from the coding sequence TTGACCGTGATTGATCCCGAGACCCAGGCGGGCTGGGCGCCGGAGAACGACGAGGACGACGATGACATGCCGCTGTCGACGCGGCTGTCAATAGCGGACACCCTCACGCTCGGCAACGCCATCTGCGGCTTCATGGCGGTGTACTTCACCACCACCGGCGTCCTCATCCCCCACCTGACGGGGACCGAGGACGGCGGGATGGCGCGGCACAGCGCGGCGATGGCCGTGATCCTGATGCTCCTGGCGTCGGTCTTCGACCTCTTCGACGGGCTGGTGGCGCGCAAGCTGCGGGCCTCGGCGATGGGGGCCGAGCTCGACAACCTCTCCGACCTGATCAGCTTCGGGCTGGCACCCGCGTACTTCGTCGTGACCTGGGGCATGGTCGCCCAGGACGCGCACCAGCGGGTGTCGGTGGTCGCGGCGGTGGTGGTGCTGCTGGCGGTCGTGCTGCGGCTCGCCCGCTTCTCCTGCGTCACGCTGCGCGACGGCATCTTCCAGGGCATGCCGAGTCCCTTCGGCGCCCTGACCGTCGTCGCCATCGTCCTGCTGGAGCTGCCGTTCCTGCCGACGTTGCTGGCGATCATCGGGGTGGCCTGGCTGATGGTGAGCCGGGTCGAGTACCCCAAGCCGCGGGGTCGACTCGCGGTGGCGATGCTCAGCTGGATCGTGCTCAGCATGGGCATGCTCGCCGCCTGGGCGCTGGACGCCCCCGGCGGCCAGCTGCTGCTCCAGACCGGCTGCTCCCTGCAGATCGTCCTGGGCGCCATGATCCCGGTCTTCGCGACGGCCCGGAGGGTCAACACCTTCCGTGACAACCGCCGCGAGTCGCGCGCCGAGTCGCGCGCGGCCCACCAGCCCTGA